In a genomic window of Callithrix jacchus isolate 240 chromosome 22, calJac240_pri, whole genome shotgun sequence:
- the PAF1 gene encoding RNA polymerase II-associated factor 1 homolog has protein sequence MAPTIQTQAQREDGHRPNSHRTLPERSGVVCRVKYCNSLPDIPFDPKFITYPFDQNRFVQYKATSLEKQHKHDLLTEPDLGVTIDLINPDTYRIDPNVLLDPADEKLLEEEIQAPTSSKRSQQHAKVVPWMRKTEYISTEFNRYGISNEKPEVKIGVSVKQQFTEEEIYKDRDSQITAIEKTFEDAQKSISQHYSKPRVTPVEVMPVFPDFKMWINPCAQVIFDSDPAPKDTSGAAALEMMSQAMIRGMMDEEGNQFVAYFLPVEETLKKRKRDQEEEMDYAPDDVYDYKIAREYNWNVKNKASKGYEENYFFIFREGDGVYYNELETRVRLSKRRAKAGVQSGTNALLVVKHRDMNEKELEAQEARKAQLENHEPEEEEEEEMETEEKEAGGSDEEQEKGSSSEKEGSEDEHSGSESEREEGDRDEASDKSGSGEDESSEDEARAARDKEEIFGSDADSEDDADSDDEDRGQAQGGSDNDSDSGSDGGGQRSRSRSASPFPSGSEHSAQEDGSEAAASDSSEADSDSD, from the exons ATGGCGCCCACCATCCAGACCCAGGCCCAGCGGGAGGATGGCCACAG GCCCAATTCCCACCGGACTCTGCCTGAGAG GTCTGGAGTGGTCTGCCGAGTCAAGTACTGCAATAGCCTCCCTGATATCCCCTTCGATCCCAAGTTCATCACCTACCCCTTCGACCAGAACAG GTTCGTCCAGTACAAAGCCACTTCCTTGGAGAAACAGCACAAACATGACCTCCTGACTGAGCCAGACCTGGGGGTCACCATTGATCTCATCAATCCTGACACCTACCGCATCGACCCCAATG TTCTTCTAGATCCAGCCGATGAGAAACTTTTGGAAGAGGAGATTCAGGCCCCTACCAGCTCCAAAAG ATCCCAGCAACACGCAAAGGTGGTGCCATGGATGCGAAAGACAGAGTACATTTCCACTGAGTTCAACCGTTATGGCATTTCCAATGAGAAGCCTGAGGTCAA GATTGGGGTTTCCGTGAAGCAGCAGTTTACCGAGGAAGAAATATACAAAGACAGGGATAGCCAGATCACAGCCATTGAGAAGACTTTTGAGGATGCCCAGAAATCA ATCTCCCAGCATTATAGCAAACCCAGAGTCACACCAGTGGAGGTCATGCCTGTCTTCCCAGACTTTAAG ATGTGGATCAATCCATGTGCTCAGGTAATCTTTGACTCAGACCCAGCCCCCAAAGACACAAGTGGCGCAGCCGCATTGGAGATGATGTCTCAGGCCATGATTAG GGGCATGATGGATGAGGAAGGGAACCAGTTTGTGGCCTATTTCCTGCCTGTAGAAGAGACGCTGAAGAAACGAAAGCGTGatcaggaggaggagatggactATGCACCAGATGATGT GTATGACTACAAAATTGCTCGGGAGTACAACTGGAACGTGAAGAACAAAGCTAGCAAGGGCTATGAGGAAAACTACTTCTTCATTTTCCGAGAGGGTGATGGAGTTTACTACAATGAGTTGGAAACCAG GGTCCGCCTTAGTAAGCGCCGGGCCAAGGCTGGGGTTCAGTCAGGCACCAACGCCCTGCTTGTGGTCAAACATCGGGACATGAACGAGAAGGAATTGGAAGCTCAG GAGGCACGGAAGGCCCAGCTAGAAAACCACGaaccagaggaggaagaggaagaggagatggagacagaagagaaagaagctgGGGGCTCAG ATGAGGAGCAGGAGAAGGGCAGCAGCAGTGAGAAGGAAGGCAGTGAGGACGAGCACTCGGGCAGTGAGAGTGAACGAGAGGAAGGTGACAGGGATGAGGCCAGTGACAAGAGTGGCAGTGGCGAGGACGAGAGCAGTGAGGATGAGGCCCGGGCTGCCCGTGACAAAGAAGAGATCTTTGGCAGTGATGCTGATTCAGAGGATGATGCCGACTCTGATGATGAGGACAGAGGACAGGCCCAAGGTGGCAGTGACAATGATTCGGACAGTGGCAGCGATGGGGGTGGCCAGCGGAGCCGCAGCCGCAGCGCCAGTCCCTTCCCCAGTGGCAGCGAGCACTCAGCCCAGGAGGATGGCAGTGAAGCTGCAGCTTCTGATTCCAGTGAAGCTGATAGTGACAGTGACTGA
- the SAMD4B gene encoding protein Smaug homolog 2 — MMFRDQVGILAGWFKGWNECEQTVALLSLLKRVTRTQARFLQLCLEHSLADCNDIHLLESEANSAAIVSQWQQESKEKVVSLLLTHLPLLQPGNTEAKSEYMRLLQKVLAYSIESNAFIEESRQLLSYALIHPATTLEDRNALALWLSHLEERLASGFRSRPEPSYHSRQGSDEWGGPAELGPGEAGPGWQDKPPRENGHVPFHPSSSVPPAINSIGSNTNTGLPCQIHPSPLKRSMSLIPTSPQAPGEWPSPEELGARAAFTTPDHAPLSPQSSVASSGSEQTEEQGSSRNTFQEDGSGMKDVPSWLKSLRLHKYAALFSQMSYEEMMTLTEQHLESQNVTKGARHKIALSIQKLRERQSVLKSLEKDVLEGGNLRNALQELQQIIITPIKAYSVLQATVAAAATTPTAKDGAPGEPPLPGAEPPLAHPVTDKGTEAKDPPPVENYPPLPAPAPTDGSEPAPAPVADGDIPSQFTRVMGKVCTQLLVSRPDEENITSYLQLIEKCLTHEAFTETQKKRLLSWKQQVLKLLRTFPRKAALEMQNYRQQKGWAFGSNSLPIAGSVGMGVARRTQRQFPMPPRALPPGRMGLLSPSGIGGVSPRHALTSPSLGGQGRQNLWFANPGGSNSMPSQSRSSVQRTHSLPVHSSPQAILMFPPDCPVPGPDLEINPTLESLCLSMTEHALGDGTDKTSTI, encoded by the exons ATGATGTTCCGAGACCAGGTGGGCATCCTCGCTGGCTGGTTCAAGGGCTGGAATGAGTGTGAGCAGACAGTGGCCCTGCTGTCACTTCTGAAACGGGTCACCCGTACCCAGGCCCGCTTCCTGCAGCTCTGCCTAGAGCACTCACTGGCGGACTGCAATGACATCCACCTGCTGGAGTCGGAGGCCAACAGTGCTG CCATCGTCAGCCAGTGGCAGCAGGAGTCCAAAGAGAAGGTGGTATCCCTCCTGCTGACCCACCTTCCCCTGCTTCAGCCAGGCAACACAGAGGCCAAGTCGGAGTACATGAGGCTGCTGCAGAAAGTGCTGGCCTACTCAATCGAGAGCAATGCCTTCATCGAGGAGAGCCGCCAGCTGCTTTCCTATGCCCTCATCCACCCAGCCACCACACTGGAGGACCGCAACGCACTGGCCCTCTGGCTGAGCCACCTGGAAGAGCGGCTGGCTAGTGGCTTCCGCTCCCGGCCAGAGCCCTCCTACCATTCTCGCCAAGGCTCAGACGAGTGGGGGGGCCCTGCAGAGCTGGGCCCTGgggaggcagggccaggctggCAGGACAAACCACCCCGGGAAAATGGACATGTGCCCTTCCACCCGTCCAGTTCAGTGCCGCCAGCCATCAACAGTATTGGGAGCAACACAAACACAG GTCTCCCCTGCCAAATCCACCCTAGCCCGCTGAAGCGCTCCATGTCACTCATCCCTACAAGCCCCCAGGCCCCTGGTGAGTGGCCGAGTCCAGAGGAGCTTGGGGCCCGGGCTGCTTTTACCACGCCCGATCACGCACCCCTCTCGCCCCAGAGCAGCGTGGCCTCCTCTGGCAGTGAGCAGACAGAGGAGCAGGGCTCCAGCCGGAACACTTTCCAGGAGGATGGAAGTGGCATGAAAG ATGTGCCCTCATGGCTCAAGAGCCTCCGCTTGCACAAGTATgcagccctcttctcacagatgAGCTACGAGGAGATGATGACACTGACTGAGCAGCACCTGGAGTCTCAG AACGTCACCAAAGGTGCCCGCCACAAGATAGCCCTGAGCATCCAGAAACTACGTGAGAGACAGAGCGTCCTCAAGTCCCTAGAGAAG GATGTGCTAGAAGGTGGGAACCTACGAAACGCTTTGCAGGAGCTGCAGCAGATCATCATCACTCCTATCAAGGCCTACAGTGTCCTCCAGGCTACCgtggctgctgctgccaccaccccTACTGCCAAGGATGGGGCCCCGGGGGAGCCACCGCTGCCAGGTGCTGAGCCTCCTTTAGCCCACCCCGTCACAGACAAGGGCACTGAGGCCAAGGACCCTCCACCTGTGGAGAACTACCCACCTCTACCAGCTCCAGCTCCCACTGATGGCAGTGAGCCTGCTCCGGCTCCCGTTGCCGACGGAGACATCCCCAGCCAGTTTACACGGGTGATGGGCAAAG TGTGCACCCAGCTGCTGGTGTCCCGACCAGACGAAGAGAACATCACCAGTTACCTCCAGCTCATCGAAAAGTGCCTGACTCATGAG GCTTTCACGGAGACGCAGAAGAAACGGCTGCTATCCTGGAAACAGCAAGTGCTGAAGCTCCTCCGGACATTCCCGCGCAAAGCCGCACTAGAGATGCAGAACTACCGGCAGCAGAAAGG CTGGGCTTTTGGCTCCAACTCGCTCCCCATAGCTGGCTCTGTGGGGATGGGAGTGGCCCGGCGTACCCAGCGGCAGTTCCCAATGCCTCCCCGGGCCCTCCCACCTGGCCGGATGGGCCTCCTGAGCCCCTCAGGCATTGGGGGCGTCTCCCCTCGACATGCCCTCACCAGCCCCAGCCTTGGAGGCCAGGGCCGACAG AACCTGTGGTTTGCCAACCCTGGAGGCAGCAACAGCATGCCCAGTCAGAGCCGCAGCTCTGTGCAGCGCACTCACTCGCTCCCGGTCCACTCGTCACCCCAGGCCATTCTCATGTTCCCTCCAG ACTGCCCGGTCCCTGGGCCTGACCTGGAGATCAATCCCACTCTGGAGTCTCTGTGTCTGAGCATGACAGAACACGCCTTGGGTG ATGGGACAGACAAAACCTCCACCATCTGA
- the MED29 gene encoding mediator of RNA polymerase II transcription subunit 29: MAASQQQASAASSAAGVSGPSSTGGPGPQQQPQPPAQLVGPAQSGLLQQQQQDFDPVQRYKMLIPQLKESLQTLMKVAAQNLIQNTNIDNGQKSSDGPIQRFDKCLEEFYALCDQLELCLRLAHECLSQSCDSAKHSPTLVPTATKPDAVQPDSLPYPQYLAVIKAQITCAKDIHTALLDCANKVTGKTPAPPAGPGGNL, encoded by the exons ATGGCAGCATCCCAGCAGCAAGCTTCAGCGGCTTCCTCAGCTGCTGGCGTATCGGGTCCCAGTTCGACTGgcggcccgggtccccagcaaCAGCCGCAACCGCCAGCACAACTGGTGGGCCCTGCCCAGAGCGGCCTTCTGCAGCAACAGCAACAGGACTTCGATCCTGTGCAGCGTTATAAAATGCTCATACCGCAGCTGAAGGAGAGTCTACAG ACTTTGATGAAGGTTGCAGCCCAAAACTTGATTCAGAACACTAACATCGACAATGGACA AAAGAGCAGTGACGGACCCATACAGCGCTTTGACAAGTGCCTGGAGGAGTTCTACGCACTCTGTGACCAGCTGGAGCTCTGCCTG CGCCTGGCACATGAGTGCCTGTCACAGAGTTGCGACAGTGCCAAGCACTCTCCGACACTGGTGCCCACAGCCACCAAGCCTGACGCAGTGCAGCCTGACAGCCTGCCCTACCCACAGTACCTGGCGGTCATCAAAGCCCAGATTACCTGTGCCAAAGACATTCACACCGCTCTGCTGGACTGTGCCAACAAGGTCACGGGCAAGACGCCTGCACCACCTGCTGGCCCTGGTGGCAACCTGTGA